In a single window of the Chondrocystis sp. NIES-4102 genome:
- the cdsA gene encoding phosphatidate cytidylyltransferase, which translates to MSLSRLISALVAIFLALLMIILGGWYFTFGIGILIVLAQLEYFSLVRAKGVEPAAKTTIIVSQLLLISSTIAPSVTDAMFCLGGTIICFYLLFQPKMATIADISSSILGLFYTGYLPTFWVRLRVSLPNTNNISNLPLNGYWPDSWLNPSQFPLALNLTFLVMACIWAADIGAYTMGKNFGRTRLSDISPKKTVEGAIFGVIGSLIVAELGSWYFQLPVWQISGILLGTLIGITSLLGDLTESMMKRDAGVKDSGQLIPGHGGILDRTDSYVFTAPLVYYFFTLLLPFLMSISQYVV; encoded by the coding sequence ATGTCCTTGTCTCGTTTAATTAGTGCATTAGTCGCGATCTTCTTAGCCTTATTAATGATTATTCTCGGAGGTTGGTATTTTACCTTCGGCATCGGTATTTTAATCGTTTTGGCACAATTAGAGTACTTTAGCTTAGTTCGTGCTAAGGGGGTTGAACCTGCTGCTAAAACCACCATAATTGTTTCTCAACTACTCTTGATCAGTTCTACTATCGCCCCTAGCGTTACTGATGCTATGTTTTGCTTGGGAGGAACGATTATCTGTTTTTATCTGCTCTTTCAACCTAAAATGGCAACTATTGCCGATATTTCCAGTTCAATTCTCGGTTTATTTTATACAGGGTACTTACCTACTTTTTGGGTAAGACTGCGGGTAAGTTTACCTAATACTAATAATATTAGTAATTTGCCTTTAAATGGTTATTGGCCCGACTCTTGGCTTAATCCTAGTCAGTTTCCCCTTGCTTTAAATCTAACTTTTTTGGTTATGGCTTGTATTTGGGCAGCAGATATTGGAGCATATACTATGGGTAAAAATTTTGGTCGTACTAGATTATCTGATATCAGTCCCAAGAAAACTGTAGAGGGTGCTATTTTTGGCGTAATTGGTAGTTTAATTGTGGCTGAATTAGGGTCTTGGTATTTTCAGTTACCAGTTTGGCAGATTAGCGGTATTCTTTTGGGTACTTTAATCGGGATTACTAGCCTGCTGGGAGATTTAACTGAATCGATGATGAAACGCGATGCAGGGGTGAAAGATTCAGGGCAGTTAATTCCAGGACATGGGGGTATCTTAGATAGAACTGATAGTTATGTCTTTACTGCTCCTTTGGTTTATTATTTCTTTACCCTCTTGCTACCTTTTTTGATGTCCATTTCTCAATATGTTGTATAA
- a CDS encoding precorrin-6Y C5,15-methyltransferase (decarboxylating), CbiT subunit — MLWPYKTPGIPDKLFERLPGIPLSKREVRILIISALRMKSDAVLWDIGAGTGTIPVEIGLLCPTGKIIAIERDDEVAGLIKRNCDRFGVKNVKVVQGSAPECLEDIQPQPDLVCIEGGKPIKDILKQTWQYLQPQGRIVATVSNLENLYIISEGLAELQARNIEVIQSAVNRLETRGIHQTFAAVNPMFILSGEKL, encoded by the coding sequence ATGCTTTGGCCCTATAAAACTCCTGGAATTCCTGATAAACTTTTCGAGCGTCTACCTGGCATCCCTTTAAGTAAAAGAGAAGTTCGGATTCTAATTATTTCTGCTTTGAGAATGAAATCCGATGCAGTCCTATGGGATATTGGTGCAGGTACAGGTACAATTCCTGTAGAAATTGGGTTACTTTGCCCTACAGGAAAAATTATTGCGATCGAAAGAGATGATGAAGTTGCAGGCTTAATTAAACGTAATTGCGATCGCTTTGGAGTTAAAAACGTTAAAGTAGTTCAAGGGAGCGCGCCAGAATGCCTTGAAGATATTCAACCGCAACCAGATCTAGTTTGTATTGAAGGAGGTAAACCAATCAAGGATATACTCAAACAAACCTGGCAATATTTGCAACCTCAAGGGCGCATCGTCGCTACGGTTAGTAACTTGGAAAATTTATATATTATTTCTGAAGGTTTAGCCGAACTTCAAGCTCGTAATATTGAGGTTATTCAATCTGCGGTCAATCGTTTAGAAACTAGAGGTATTCATCAAACCTTTGCTGCGGTCAATCCTATGTTTATTCTCAGTGGTGAAAAACTATAA
- a CDS encoding Orn/Lys/Arg decarboxylase, which yields MLLNSDGKAIPLVDALKKSSQQAHAAFYAPGHKQGKGSPDQLKNLISATALTVDLPELPELDNLFAPVGVIAQAEELAAETFGASKTWFLINGSSCGIIAAILATCSQGEKIILPRNIHISAIAGLVLSGAIPIFIYPEYDLLEGLSYNVTPKALQQALIAHPDAKAVMILHPTYQGICSDLSAIAEITHQYDIPLLVDEAHGAHFAFHPDLPPSAMSVGADITIQSTHKVLTAMTQASMLHLQGSRVDQNRISKALQLVQSTSPSYLLLASLDAARQQMATQGRELMNKTLTLAAKAREELAILSNISVLNPQTVAGCQHLDLTRLTLNVSQLGITGFEADEILHEQFKVTCELPLLHHLCFIISLGNNQDDIKQLVEALTSLSEGKINSPPLTNIPQPITINQQPITISPRDAYFAPTQTIPISQASDRLCGELICPYPPGIPLLMPGEIITPVAINYLQQVLNMGGTITGCKDPSLNTIQVLK from the coding sequence ATGCTGCTCAATTCAGATGGGAAAGCTATACCCCTAGTAGATGCTCTAAAAAAATCCTCTCAACAAGCTCATGCAGCTTTTTATGCACCTGGACATAAACAAGGAAAGGGCAGTCCTGATCAGCTAAAAAATTTAATTAGTGCAACAGCTTTAACTGTAGATTTACCAGAATTACCAGAATTAGATAATTTATTTGCACCCGTAGGGGTAATTGCTCAGGCAGAGGAATTGGCAGCAGAAACCTTTGGAGCTAGTAAAACTTGGTTTCTAATTAATGGCTCAAGCTGTGGCATTATTGCAGCGATTTTAGCAACTTGTAGCCAAGGGGAGAAAATAATTTTACCAAGAAATATTCACATATCCGCGATCGCTGGTCTAGTTTTGTCTGGGGCAATTCCTATATTTATTTACCCTGAATATGACTTGCTCGAAGGGTTAAGTTATAATGTCACCCCCAAAGCATTACAACAGGCTTTAATAGCCCATCCTGATGCAAAAGCTGTAATGATTCTTCATCCTACCTATCAGGGGATTTGTAGCGATCTATCCGCGATCGCTGAAATTACTCATCAGTATGATATTCCTTTATTAGTCGATGAAGCCCACGGCGCACACTTTGCTTTTCACCCCGATTTACCCCCTTCGGCAATGAGTGTGGGGGCAGATATAACTATTCAGTCTACCCATAAGGTTTTGACAGCCATGACTCAAGCCTCGATGCTACATCTTCAAGGTAGCCGAGTTGACCAAAATCGGATTAGCAAAGCTTTACAATTAGTACAGTCTACAAGTCCTAGTTATCTCTTACTTGCTTCCCTTGATGCAGCTAGACAACAAATGGCAACCCAAGGTAGGGAATTAATGAATAAAACTCTTACCCTAGCAGCCAAAGCCAGAGAAGAATTAGCCATTCTCAGTAATATATCTGTCCTTAACCCCCAAACAGTTGCAGGTTGTCAACATCTAGATCTGACTCGACTCACTCTCAATGTGTCTCAATTAGGGATAACTGGCTTTGAAGCTGACGAAATTTTACACGAACAATTTAAAGTAACTTGTGAACTTCCCCTATTACATCATCTCTGTTTTATTATCTCTTTAGGTAACAATCAAGACGACATCAAGCAACTAGTAGAAGCCTTAACCAGCTTATCTGAGGGGAAAATAAATAGTCCACCCTTAACCAACATTCCACAACCAATAACCATTAATCAACAACCAATAACCATTAGTCCAAGAGATGCCTACTTTGCCCCCACCCAAACCATACCAATTTCACAAGCAAGCGATCGCCTTTGTGGGGAGTTAATTTGTCCTTATCCGCCAGGAATCCCTCTTTTAATGCCAGGGGAAATTATTACGCCCGTTGCTATTAACTATTTACAACAAGTATTAAATATGGGGGGAACTATTACAGGGTGTAAAGATCCGAGTTTAAATACAATTCAAGTACTTAAATAA
- a CDS encoding two component transcriptional regulator, winged helix family protein — protein MTEIAPNCQVAKQKLVSFQPDLVILDINLPDDTGLTLCEEIRKTNAIMVMLSSMTDSNYILEAFARGADDYITKPFDLQILKAKIEALFRRKGNTNSSTISSNSLIFDNLQINFYRREVILNNRIIPLTALEFDLLYFLANNPNRVWDRGELITAIWNKDDYDGDDRKVDIHIGRIRKKIGDFQGEFIKTVWGRGYMFELSSSNTVKLAD, from the coding sequence TTGACAGAGATAGCCCCAAATTGTCAGGTAGCCAAACAAAAACTAGTTAGTTTTCAGCCAGACTTAGTAATTTTAGATATCAATCTTCCCGATGATACAGGGCTGACCCTTTGCGAAGAAATTAGAAAAACCAATGCCATAATGGTTATGTTAAGCTCCATGACAGACAGCAACTATATATTAGAAGCATTTGCCAGAGGAGCGGACGATTACATCACTAAACCCTTCGATTTACAAATTCTCAAAGCCAAAATTGAAGCGTTATTTAGAAGAAAAGGTAATACAAATTCTTCGACAATTTCTAGTAACTCTTTGATTTTTGATAATCTCCAAATAAATTTTTACCGTCGTGAAGTTATCCTAAACAATCGCATCATCCCCTTAACTGCTTTAGAATTCGATTTATTATATTTTTTGGCAAATAATCCCAATAGAGTTTGGGATCGGGGAGAACTTATTACTGCAATCTGGAATAAAGACGATTATGATGGCGACGATCGCAAGGTAGATATTCATATTGGACGTATTCGTAAAAAAATTGGTGATTTTCAAGGCGAATTTATTAAAACTGTCTGGGGTAGAGGTTATATGTTTGAGTTATCTAGTTCTAATACAGTAAAATTGGCAGACTAA
- a CDS encoding GTP-binding protein YchF: MLRAGIVGLPNVGKSTMFNALVANAKADAANFPFCTIEPNVGVVSVPDSRLEVLAKLSNSQKIVPTRIEFVDIAGLVKGASKGEGLGNQFLANIREVDAIVHMVRCFDDDDIIHVAGSVDPVRDIEIINLELVLADLAQVEKRIAKVRKQAKNDKNAQAEVELLERITTVLNDGQSVRSMNLSLDDTLMIKPLGLLSSKPVIYATNVSEDDLATGNEWVEAVRGFAQDETAKVVVVSAQVESELIELSEAETKDFLEALGVEEGGLKSLIRATYELLGLRTYLTTGETETRAWTIISGTKAPQAAAVIHTDFEKKFIKAETVSYQDLVDTGSKNLAKEKGLMRLEGKDYIVQEGDVIEFRIGG; the protein is encoded by the coding sequence ATGTTAAGAGCAGGAATCGTTGGATTACCTAACGTAGGTAAATCTACAATGTTTAACGCCCTAGTAGCCAATGCCAAGGCAGATGCAGCTAATTTTCCTTTTTGTACTATTGAGCCTAATGTTGGAGTAGTATCTGTACCAGATTCGCGCCTGGAGGTGTTGGCTAAACTATCTAATTCTCAGAAAATTGTCCCCACTAGAATCGAATTTGTAGATATCGCAGGCTTAGTTAAAGGTGCTAGCAAAGGGGAAGGGCTAGGTAATCAATTTTTGGCTAATATCCGTGAAGTTGATGCAATTGTTCACATGGTACGCTGTTTTGATGATGATGATATCATTCACGTTGCAGGTTCAGTTGATCCAGTACGAGATATTGAGATAATTAATTTAGAATTGGTTTTAGCCGATTTAGCTCAGGTAGAAAAAAGAATTGCCAAAGTACGCAAACAAGCTAAAAACGATAAAAATGCTCAAGCAGAAGTGGAATTATTAGAGCGCATCACTACAGTTTTAAATGATGGTCAATCGGTGCGTAGTATGAATCTATCATTAGATGACACACTGATGATCAAGCCTTTAGGATTGCTCTCTAGCAAACCAGTTATTTATGCGACTAACGTCTCTGAGGATGATTTGGCAACTGGTAATGAATGGGTAGAAGCAGTGAGGGGATTTGCTCAAGATGAAACCGCCAAAGTAGTAGTAGTATCTGCTCAGGTAGAATCAGAACTAATTGAACTTTCGGAGGCGGAAACTAAGGACTTTTTGGAGGCTTTGGGAGTTGAGGAGGGAGGACTAAAATCTTTAATTAGAGCAACTTATGAGTTGTTAGGTTTACGTACCTATTTAACTACAGGAGAAACAGAAACCCGCGCTTGGACAATTATTAGTGGTACAAAAGCCCCACAAGCTGCTGCCGTAATTCATACGGATTTTGAAAAGAAATTTATTAAGGCAGAGACTGTTAGCTATCAAGATTTGGTGGATACAGGATCGAAAAATCTCGCCAAAGAAAAAGGTTTGATGCGTTTAGAGGGTAAAGATTATATCGTTCAAGAAGGAGATGTGATTGAATTTCGTATAGGGGGTTAA